The following proteins are encoded in a genomic region of Aminivibrio pyruvatiphilus:
- the larA gene encoding nickel-dependent lactate racemase: MKTVLKWGKEDIFLSIPDKNILAVLEPSGGEPVADLAAEVARLVKHPTAGPSLEETVGANKPKTAAIIVNDMTRSTPTAEMLPPLLEELERLGVPSSGISIVVATGTHRPMNDDETRQTVGDAVFAKYRVENHDCDSPDLVDMGTLSTGNRLMINKTVAESDLRLAIGEVLLHYYAGFAGGRKSILPGVAGRETVMTNHRMMTAPGVGIGVVDGNVLSGEMVEAVEKFCPLHFILNCVSDSSKHIVRVVGGHWYDAWREGIATFRKFNFAPISKKADVVFLSAGGFPKDINMYQAHKALYMASRAVRPGGTLVFFAELAEGYGHKVFEEWAKRRLGIDGAIAAFEADFRFGAHKLYYLARLAKECTILLYSRSGREDSELMFCEKAESLADILPSLAEKYGEDFTSYVIPQGGIVLPMEDV; encoded by the coding sequence GTGAAAACGGTGCTGAAATGGGGAAAGGAGGACATCTTCCTCTCCATCCCCGACAAGAATATCCTGGCGGTGCTCGAACCCTCCGGAGGAGAGCCCGTGGCCGACCTGGCGGCGGAGGTCGCCCGGCTGGTGAAGCACCCCACGGCAGGGCCGTCCCTGGAGGAGACCGTCGGCGCAAACAAACCGAAAACGGCCGCGATCATCGTAAACGACATGACCCGGTCCACCCCCACCGCCGAGATGCTTCCTCCCCTGCTGGAGGAACTGGAGCGGCTGGGCGTTCCCTCGTCGGGGATTTCCATCGTTGTTGCCACCGGGACCCACCGCCCCATGAACGACGACGAGACGAGGCAGACCGTGGGCGATGCCGTGTTCGCAAAATACCGGGTGGAGAATCATGACTGCGACTCCCCCGACCTCGTGGACATGGGAACCCTGTCCACCGGAAACCGGCTGATGATCAACAAAACCGTGGCGGAATCCGATCTCAGGCTCGCCATAGGCGAGGTGCTTCTTCACTACTACGCCGGGTTCGCGGGAGGACGGAAGAGCATCCTTCCCGGAGTGGCCGGGCGGGAGACGGTCATGACGAATCACCGCATGATGACAGCCCCCGGGGTGGGCATCGGCGTGGTGGACGGCAACGTCCTCAGCGGCGAGATGGTGGAGGCGGTGGAAAAGTTCTGTCCGCTCCACTTCATCCTCAACTGCGTGTCCGACAGCTCGAAGCATATCGTCCGCGTGGTGGGGGGGCACTGGTACGACGCCTGGAGGGAGGGCATCGCCACCTTCCGCAAGTTCAACTTCGCCCCCATTTCGAAGAAGGCGGACGTGGTGTTCCTGTCGGCAGGGGGATTCCCCAAGGACATCAACATGTACCAGGCCCACAAGGCCCTCTACATGGCGTCGAGGGCCGTCCGTCCGGGAGGAACCCTGGTCTTTTTCGCCGAGCTGGCGGAAGGCTACGGACACAAGGTCTTCGAGGAATGGGCGAAGCGGCGCCTCGGCATTGACGGCGCCATCGCGGCCTTCGAGGCGGATTTCCGGTTCGGCGCCCACAAGCTGTACTACCTGGCCCGGCTGGCGAAGGAATGCACCATCCTGCTGTACTCACGATCCGGCAGGGAGGACAGCGAACTGATGTTCTGCGAGAAGGCGGAGTCCCTGGCGGATATCCTGCCTTCACTGGCGGAAAAGTACGGCGAAGATTTTACGTCCTACGTGATCCCCCAGGGGGGCATCGTCCTGCCCATGGAAGATGTCTGA
- a CDS encoding MBL fold metallo-hydrolase has translation MQHVSSLSLYDQGDHRFIMLGWEEQEEEVAVQTNQYVISSGGEVVLLDPGGAHVFPRVLANVAELFELKNIRHIFYSHQDPDVSSGITLWLSMAEKASVHISGLWVRFLPHFGIYDVKRIAPIPDKGETVTLGNGKKLVMIPSHFLHSTGCFSLYDPASKILFTGDIGAAIFPRGGRYPVTEDLDSHLKYMEGFHRRYMASNAACRRWVKMVSALDVEHIAPQHGAFIKGRQNVKKFLSWFENLSCGVDVLDEIYGR, from the coding sequence ATGCAGCATGTGAGTTCCCTTTCCCTGTACGATCAGGGCGATCACCGGTTCATCATGCTCGGATGGGAGGAGCAGGAGGAAGAGGTGGCCGTCCAGACGAACCAGTACGTCATCTCGTCGGGAGGAGAAGTGGTCCTTCTCGATCCGGGCGGAGCCCATGTCTTTCCCAGGGTCCTCGCCAACGTGGCCGAACTCTTCGAGCTGAAAAACATCAGGCATATTTTCTACTCCCACCAGGATCCCGACGTGTCGTCGGGGATCACCCTCTGGCTCTCCATGGCCGAGAAGGCCTCGGTGCACATTTCGGGTCTGTGGGTGCGGTTTCTTCCCCATTTCGGAATCTACGACGTGAAGCGCATCGCCCCCATTCCGGACAAGGGCGAGACAGTCACCCTGGGCAACGGGAAGAAGCTTGTCATGATCCCGTCCCACTTTCTTCACTCCACCGGATGCTTCTCCCTCTACGACCCTGCGTCGAAGATTCTCTTCACCGGGGACATCGGCGCGGCCATCTTCCCCCGGGGCGGCCGGTATCCCGTGACGGAGGACCTGGATTCCCACCTGAAGTACATGGAGGGCTTCCACAGGAGGTACATGGCGTCCAACGCCGCATGCCGCCGGTGGGTCAAAATGGTGTCCGCCCTCGACGTGGAGCACATCGCCCCCCAGCACGGCGCTTTCATCAAGGGCCGGCAGAACGTGAAAAAATTCCTTTCGTGGTTCGAGAATCTCTCCTGCGGGGTGGACGTTCTCGACGAAATCTACGGCCGCTGA
- a CDS encoding MGDG synthase family glycosyltransferase — MRPVHVIYVSAGNGHRMAARAIRESLDQRMVPNVVMDLLDFSSDLFKWSYSDVYAFVSEHSHLACRIMYDLTDKNREESAALRLFEKISTENVKKFMRYIAENEPRKCICTHYFPLNVLSRMKEAGLYSGQIYTVITDFGLRRMWVKDHVDRYFISGDRVLRGLLALGVPREKISMTGIPVSRKFASLKREGRNFSKKRLSFLFVASSIPNILALDILAALSRSGHPIDVTVVTGRNKDLLADLENVTAGGGLSLKVRGFVDNLEELMARASVLITKPGGLTVSEALCAGVPMILVNPIPKQETNNSAYLQEKGAGILARTAGDVERIVDRFFADRSVLAAMEKAASSIAFPGAADAVASLIAGGEGRDGR; from the coding sequence GTGCGACCCGTTCACGTTATTTATGTCAGTGCCGGAAACGGTCACAGGATGGCGGCGAGAGCCATCAGGGAATCCCTGGACCAGCGCATGGTTCCCAACGTGGTCATGGACCTGCTCGATTTCTCGAGCGACCTCTTCAAATGGTCCTACAGCGATGTCTACGCCTTCGTGAGCGAACATTCCCACCTGGCCTGCAGGATCATGTACGACCTCACCGACAAGAACCGGGAGGAGAGCGCCGCCCTCCGGCTTTTCGAAAAGATCTCCACCGAGAACGTGAAAAAATTCATGCGCTACATCGCCGAGAACGAACCCCGGAAATGCATCTGCACCCACTACTTCCCTCTGAACGTCCTCTCCCGCATGAAGGAAGCGGGGCTGTACAGCGGTCAAATCTACACGGTGATCACCGATTTCGGCCTCCGCCGCATGTGGGTGAAGGACCACGTGGACAGGTACTTCATCTCCGGCGACCGGGTTCTCCGGGGACTCCTGGCCCTCGGCGTCCCCAGGGAGAAGATCTCCATGACGGGGATTCCCGTCTCCCGGAAGTTCGCCTCCCTGAAGCGGGAGGGACGAAACTTCTCGAAGAAGCGCCTTTCTTTCCTCTTTGTGGCCAGCAGCATCCCGAACATCCTTGCTCTGGACATCCTGGCGGCCCTTTCGAGGTCCGGCCACCCCATCGACGTGACCGTGGTGACCGGACGGAACAAGGATCTCCTTGCGGACCTCGAGAACGTCACCGCTGGAGGCGGTCTTTCCCTGAAGGTCAGGGGCTTCGTGGACAACCTGGAGGAGCTCATGGCCCGGGCGTCGGTGCTGATCACCAAGCCCGGCGGCCTGACGGTGAGCGAGGCGCTCTGTGCGGGCGTGCCCATGATCCTCGTCAATCCCATCCCGAAACAGGAGACCAACAATTCCGCCTATCTCCAGGAGAAGGGGGCCGGTATTCTCGCCAGGACCGCCGGGGACGTGGAGCGGATCGTCGATCGCTTTTTCGCCGACCGGTCCGTTCTAGCCGCCATGGAAAAGGCCGCCTCTTCCATCGCCTTTCCCGGCGCCGCTGATGCCGTGGCGTCCCTGATCGCCGGCGGAGAGGGGAGGGACGGGCGATGA
- a CDS encoding putative bifunctional diguanylate cyclase/phosphodiesterase — translation MKETGGTAPLKGNAFAERFGELFGCGEGTEKVRRALQIISTVFSSTVEGIVVTDPTGIIRMVNPAFSSITGYSAEEAVGRNPRILKSDRHPPKFYEDFWKTLINEGKWEGEIWNRRKSGEVYPEWLCCSAVHDENGNVTDYIAVFNDLSEVHFKDAQIELRSNFDQLTGLASRTVFYSRLESELERQGRDGRRLALLVLDINRFKNINDSLGHFAGDDVLQQVGARLSRHLGGRDRASRIGGDDFHILIPEARSVEEIASGAEKILSLLNDPVDAAGNRIFLSASLGIAVFPDDGRTAETLLKKADMAMHKAKELGISNFRFFTGELGEQASSRLLLENSLRRGLERDEFRLVYQPKYDLREDRVSGMEALLRWHAPDRVIPPWEFIPLAEETGLILPLGEWVFREVCRQVSLWTDEGYPPPEVAVNLSARQFHQDGLVSVLKAAMDEYSVSPSRIGIEITESGIMEDLVDSVAILSAVKDLGMTVYVDDFGTGYSSLNYLKRLPIDVLKIDKSFVEGVLEDRNDAAITRAVIGLGRSLGMAVVAEGVETREQLDFLRQNGCDGIQGYLLSPPLPPGETLRFRKAGHTPLFPA, via the coding sequence ATGAAGGAAACGGGAGGAACGGCTCCCCTGAAGGGAAATGCTTTTGCCGAAAGGTTCGGTGAGCTCTTCGGGTGCGGCGAGGGGACCGAGAAAGTGCGGCGGGCCCTGCAGATCATTTCCACCGTGTTTTCCAGCACGGTGGAAGGGATCGTGGTCACCGATCCCACGGGCATCATCCGCATGGTGAACCCTGCCTTTTCCTCCATCACGGGGTACAGCGCCGAAGAGGCGGTGGGAAGAAATCCCCGGATCCTCAAGTCGGACCGGCACCCTCCGAAGTTCTACGAAGACTTCTGGAAGACCCTGATCAACGAGGGGAAGTGGGAGGGAGAGATCTGGAACCGGAGGAAGAGCGGCGAAGTCTACCCCGAGTGGCTCTGCTGCTCGGCCGTCCATGATGAGAACGGGAACGTCACCGACTACATCGCCGTCTTCAACGACCTGTCGGAGGTTCATTTCAAGGATGCGCAGATCGAGCTCCGCTCCAACTTCGACCAGCTTACCGGCCTTGCGAGCAGGACCGTGTTCTACTCCCGCCTGGAAAGTGAGCTGGAGCGGCAGGGCCGGGACGGAAGGCGCCTTGCCCTCCTGGTGCTGGACATCAACCGCTTCAAGAACATCAACGATTCCCTCGGACATTTCGCAGGGGACGACGTGCTGCAGCAGGTGGGCGCGAGGCTGTCCCGCCACCTCGGCGGCAGGGACAGGGCGTCCCGGATCGGCGGCGACGACTTTCACATCCTCATCCCCGAGGCCCGCTCCGTGGAGGAGATTGCCTCCGGGGCGGAGAAAATACTCTCCCTGCTGAACGATCCCGTGGATGCGGCGGGGAACAGGATCTTTCTCAGCGCCTCCCTCGGCATCGCCGTCTTTCCCGATGACGGCAGGACGGCGGAGACGCTGCTCAAAAAAGCCGACATGGCCATGCACAAGGCCAAGGAACTCGGCATAAGCAATTTCCGGTTCTTCACCGGCGAACTGGGAGAGCAGGCATCGTCCAGGCTCCTTCTGGAGAACTCGCTGAGGCGGGGTCTCGAAAGAGACGAGTTCCGCCTGGTCTACCAGCCGAAGTATGACCTCCGGGAGGACCGGGTGTCCGGCATGGAGGCCCTGCTCCGCTGGCATGCCCCCGACCGGGTGATTCCCCCCTGGGAATTCATCCCCCTCGCTGAGGAGACGGGGCTGATCCTGCCCCTGGGCGAATGGGTCTTCCGGGAGGTCTGCCGCCAGGTTTCCCTGTGGACGGACGAAGGGTATCCTCCCCCCGAGGTGGCGGTGAACCTCTCGGCCCGGCAGTTCCACCAGGACGGGCTCGTCTCCGTCCTGAAGGCGGCCATGGATGAATATTCCGTGTCCCCTTCACGGATAGGCATCGAGATCACCGAGTCGGGGATCATGGAGGACCTGGTGGATTCGGTGGCCATTCTCTCGGCGGTCAAGGACCTGGGGATGACGGTCTACGTGGACGACTTCGGCACGGGGTATTCCTCCCTGAACTATCTCAAGCGGCTGCCCATCGACGTGCTGAAGATCGACAAGTCCTTCGTGGAGGGGGTCCTGGAGGACAGGAACGACGCCGCCATCACCCGGGCGGTCATCGGCCTCGGACGATCTCTCGGCATGGCCGTGGTGGCCGAGGGGGTGGAGACGAGAGAGCAGCTTGATTTCCTCAGGCAGAACGGATGTGATGGAATCCAGGGCTACCTGCTGAGTCCTCCTCTTCCGCCCGGGGAAACCCTCCGGTTCAGAAAAGCGGGGCATACCCCTTTGTTTCCCGCATAG
- a CDS encoding methyl-accepting chemotaxis protein, with product MERKYSEVIHQLGSAYFANTLMNSFMAQLDEVLVNRVRSVEEEIAETSERFVQLSRVLSDLQAEFDRSGRETRETVEQINRMNGDLVTELQRSGTDLEGMSENVSRTVDATTGTLESFLEIEKMSKEIQRIAKQTNLLALNASIEAARAGEHGRGFAIVAKNVQELAAETKAASESIGAKVGEISGSVERAMEDIRGISDMFDMIRRSLTTFTRFLDTNKAFMERMERTMADAGEKVNRSSGEMESSVEVLGDASRKFGSMAATISAIVLAQKNLKKIRL from the coding sequence ATGGAGCGCAAGTATTCGGAAGTGATCCACCAGCTCGGCAGCGCTTATTTTGCCAACACCCTCATGAACTCCTTCATGGCCCAGCTTGACGAGGTGCTGGTGAACCGCGTCCGTTCAGTGGAGGAGGAGATAGCGGAGACGTCGGAGCGGTTCGTGCAGCTCAGCCGCGTTCTCAGCGATCTTCAGGCCGAGTTTGACAGGAGCGGTCGGGAGACCAGGGAAACGGTGGAACAGATCAACCGGATGAACGGCGACCTCGTAACAGAGCTTCAGCGTTCCGGCACCGACCTCGAAGGCATGAGCGAGAACGTGTCCCGGACCGTGGACGCCACCACCGGCACTCTCGAGTCCTTCCTGGAGATCGAAAAAATGTCGAAGGAAATCCAGCGTATCGCCAAGCAGACCAATCTTCTTGCGCTGAACGCTTCCATTGAGGCGGCCCGGGCGGGGGAACACGGAAGGGGATTCGCCATCGTGGCGAAGAACGTCCAGGAACTTGCCGCCGAAACAAAGGCGGCCTCCGAGTCCATCGGAGCCAAGGTGGGGGAGATCTCCGGCTCGGTGGAGCGGGCCATGGAGGACATCCGGGGGATCAGCGACATGTTTGACATGATCCGCCGGTCCCTGACAACCTTCACCAGGTTCCTCGACACCAACAAGGCCTTCATGGAGAGGATGGAGCGGACCATGGCCGACGCCGGGGAGAAGGTCAACAGGAGTTCCGGCGAAATGGAGAGCTCCGTGGAGGTTCTGGGTGATGCCTCCAGGAAATTCGGATCCATGGCGGCCACCATCTCGGCCATCGTCCTGGCCCAGAAGAATCTCAAGAAAATCAGGCTCTGA
- a CDS encoding HD-GYP domain-containing protein: MEKPPSAEPQNRYGETGGENVVDVPLDDLCHYRGKVAEDIISEDGALLLPRGSDIPLMLRTMPGITKTLRRWNREFIPVQVSSDITEEEFEAVLRAIEPKTRMLDPGLARRAIDQVEEVYSRISENGHSREGMETLEKEADRLARDVMRSPQILLCLGKVKDSDEYTFIHSLNVALLSGYLASILHPGDEELVKTMTFGGLLHDLGKAKVPQEILNKPGRLTSEEFEIMKTHSIHGMVSAVASGVSDRRLLSVVRSHHERWGGDGYPDGLRENRISIHARIAAVADVFDALTAKRVYKDPMRSREAVSMILESSGSSFDGAIVRALLLSVGLYPPGTVVELSDYSVGVVTGVRNKDLLRPQVCLSVDSRGRRPESPAIIDLSLGTDLFIRRSLNDMGKGVVYGRTES; encoded by the coding sequence ATGGAAAAACCGCCCTCGGCAGAACCGCAGAACAGATACGGGGAAACCGGCGGGGAGAACGTGGTCGATGTTCCCCTGGACGACCTTTGCCATTACCGGGGAAAGGTGGCCGAGGACATCATTTCGGAGGACGGGGCTCTGCTCCTTCCCAGGGGCAGCGATATCCCGCTGATGCTCCGGACCATGCCCGGAATAACGAAGACTCTCCGGCGCTGGAACAGGGAGTTTATCCCCGTCCAGGTCTCTTCCGACATCACGGAGGAAGAGTTCGAGGCCGTCCTCCGGGCCATCGAGCCGAAAACCCGCATGCTTGACCCGGGACTGGCACGAAGGGCCATCGACCAGGTCGAGGAAGTCTACTCCAGGATTTCGGAGAACGGGCATTCCCGGGAGGGAATGGAAACCCTCGAAAAAGAGGCGGACAGGCTGGCCCGGGACGTGATGCGGTCCCCCCAGATTCTCCTCTGTCTCGGCAAGGTGAAGGATTCCGATGAGTACACCTTCATCCATTCTCTCAACGTGGCCCTTCTCTCTGGATATCTCGCCTCCATACTTCATCCCGGGGACGAAGAACTCGTGAAAACCATGACCTTCGGCGGACTGCTCCACGACCTGGGGAAGGCGAAGGTCCCCCAGGAAATTCTCAACAAGCCGGGCCGTCTGACCTCCGAGGAGTTCGAGATAATGAAGACCCATTCCATCCACGGGATGGTCTCCGCCGTGGCGTCGGGGGTGAGCGACCGGCGGCTGCTCTCGGTGGTGAGGAGCCACCACGAGCGTTGGGGAGGGGACGGGTACCCCGACGGACTGAGGGAGAACCGGATTTCCATCCACGCCAGAATTGCCGCCGTGGCCGACGTGTTCGACGCCCTCACGGCAAAACGGGTGTACAAGGATCCCATGAGGAGCAGGGAAGCGGTCTCCATGATTCTCGAATCTTCCGGAAGCAGCTTTGACGGGGCCATCGTCCGGGCCCTTCTTCTGTCGGTGGGGCTCTATCCCCCGGGAACGGTGGTGGAACTCTCCGATTACAGCGTAGGTGTTGTCACCGGTGTCCGGAACAAAGACCTGCTCCGCCCACAGGTCTGCCTCTCGGTGGATTCCAGGGGGCGCCGGCCGGAGTCGCCTGCCATCATCGATCTTTCCCTCGGGACGGACCTCTTTATCCGTCGGTCCCTAAACGACATGGGAAAGGGCGTTGTCTACGGACGGACCGAATCCTGA